A segment of the Meriones unguiculatus strain TT.TT164.6M chromosome 10, Bangor_MerUng_6.1, whole genome shotgun sequence genome:
AGTCCATTTAGAGATTTTCCCAgaactataatcccagccctctgtgagttcgaagccagcctggtctgcagagtgagttcctcaatagccagggctaaacagagaaaacctatctcagcaaacaaacaaacaaacaaaaatcttgaTCCAGAGCtaacttgtttgcttttttttcatttcactAGCAGTAACACAGCTCTTAGACAGCTAAGCCATCCTGTGGCTACAGGGTCCAATTGTTTGGACACATACGTCACAGGGCATTTTTATGGCCCCAAACTTTGggttaacacccccccccccgtcttttgtcttttgttttgtggacaaacagatgaaaaGATTTTGAGACATCTGGAAATTCCAGGGCTGGAGCTGAAGTCAGAGCTGTTTTTAAAGCCTCAAGCTCCTTTTATTTAGTCTCCGTCCAGATGAGGGGCTCAGTGCCCCTCCCCAATGCCTTGTGCTGGTGTCTAGAGGCCTTGCTCTTTCCACAAACTGGaatccagaggcagcaggatcaagCTGCACCGAGGAACTGTTTCTCAGTCTTTGGAGTTGGGATATGAAGGATGACAGCAACCCTACTCTGAGATACGCTCCTTTTGCCACCTTTAGCTGGTTGGTAGCCAAGATAAGTAGCTTTCTACAAAGCTGGACCTTCTTAGCTGACATTTTGTAGCCCAGGGTCTGTAACTCTGGCGGCAGTCCCTCAATGGCccctttaaattgttttaaattaatttatttttattttatgtacattggggTTTTGGCTGCATATATGTGTGAGGGCGTTGGAGCTCCTGAAATGgaagttacagagagttatgagcTTGCCATGTGGGTACCAGCAGCCCAGGACTgaaccccaggtcctctggaagagcagtaggtgctcctaaccactgaaccatctctccggcTGGTCTTTAGTGGCCTTTTTATACCCTGTTTTCCCAAGAATCCTttgaggaaggaaggcaggaagtgtGCATTTATTGTCTCTAAATCCTGGGGCAACCTGGTCCAGGCATGTTGCCTTAACCTCCCATTGGGTCTGTCCATTTAAGAGCCAACATGAATTGACTCACCTCAGCCTGTGGCAGCTGAAGAACACTGCCTTACAGGTCCAAGAGAGGGTACACCTGTTTCTCTGGTAGAATCAGACTCATGAGAATTAGAGGTCCCAGGTTTCCTCATAGACAGGAGAGGTATATTCCAGGGTGACTGGCAGGGCACCGGTATGCCTGTCTCTAAGCCAGGTAATATaatctttttaatataaaatatatctttttgtttttaggaTGATTGGGCACTGTTTGATCTGGATGGGAGTAGCTGAACTAGTTAGTTGAACAATTATAGGAGCTTGATATTAGACCAGTCCTGGGGAGTTGGTTTCTGCCTAGATCGCTGGGAATCTTTGTTGTCGGTCTGAGAGCTAGTCTAATTGTGTCTTTTGATTGGAGGCAGAACTTTCAGCTAGCAGATAGTCTTCTGACGGGCCCAGGGCAAGACACCAGCATTTATTGCATATCTGTCTCATCATCAGAGAAGGCAACCATGGCTTTCAGTTCATTCAAAAGGTCTTGCCTCAATCAGTTCTCTGATGTTAAGCACCCTTCCGGCCAGCTCCAGCAACTGAGACCTACTTATACCTTTAAATTGTTCTAACTTTTACAGCTTTTCTAAGATTTCTGGGCCTGACTAGGTGACAAAGGAAATCTTTTTAGCAGCTGTCTttaatcctttttaaaaagacctagcggaaaaaattttaaagtctcCCTGGTCAGTGTTAGACAGAAGGGAAAAATTGGTTCTGCCCAGGCTGTGTTGTCTGGAAGCAATTCCCCCTGCCCtgcccagtgatttttttttttttttaaataatggtgGCTCTTATGGATCACTGGTTTAAAAAGAGACATAAAtcatgaaagagagagaagtggaaCCTCTTTTCCTTCGGGTTCAGCCTGGAGTCCTTCCCCGGGCTGCTTAGAGCAGGCATCCAGTGAAGTAGAGGAAATGTTCACCCAGGGAACTTTTTCCCCCTCCCTGTGTGCATTTTGCTTAGATGGCAGGGGTCCCTGGATGAGAGGcccagctcctccccacccccacacagggACCAACCCTGACAATAAGCAGGAGACAAGCAAtgaggtttttttggggggggtttcTCTGGTTGACGGTGGCAGGAGGGGCGCAAGTCTTAAACTGGGAGGAGGGTCTCACAGCAGGGAAAGCCACTGGTCAGTACAAGGAAACAAAACTGATAGACAGGCACACTGACACACAGTAAAAACAAGCCAGGTGGCCCCCACGCAGTCACACATACCTCACCTATGTGTCCAAACCGAAGGCACCGCCACCAGAGTTACCTCCTAAGGGGACAGACCAGGCAACTTTCTAATTTGTTTCCTTTGAAGATGGAGGTGTCGGGACCCCCCAGGCTGTAGGCGGCAACTGATCCACCCAGGAGCCTGGAACATCCCTAGATCGTCCTCTTACCAATGCTTTCTTCCTTGCTGCAAGGGGCTCTGACACCCCTGTGTCTCCAGGTCTGGTCTCTGGGATCCCTCTGTGCCTGCGGCAATGTTGCGGGGTATTCgccagagaagactgctcagacgCGTGCACTAGCCAGCCGGAGACTGCACTGGGTGTTTGAGATCCCAGCACAGCAGCGGCTGAGCCGTTCTCAGTGTGAGCTTttaggcacaaaaaaaaaaaaaaaaaaaaaagttctgggttgacatacttcactGAACACGTACAGTTAGCCGGAAATAGAACTACAGAAagcaaaaagcaaggttagtgcTTTTAGAGATGTTCCCAGAACCGTGGACATTGATGGATGAGgcctttgttttcagtttggcaggtggtgctgtctacgTGCTGAGTCTTACAGCCTGAATGGTACGTctgtcatggagtcagttgtgctaaggtctggctGGGGCCCTGTTAGAAAACCATGGGCACTTCAGAATGAATAAGCAGTGCTGTGCTTCCTTACAGAAAATCTAATGGCTGTTTATTTgtctggttggtttttgtggttgctttttgtttattgtttttgagacagtttcatttagatcaggctagccttgaactcctgataccCCTGCTCACCTCTCAGATACTGGGATTATGGGTACCCGCCACCATACACCCAGCTTAGAGGCTGTCTTGGAAAGAACACACTCCTAGTACATGTGGTCATGGTCAGACAGCTCATGCATTGCCAAGCTCTACACCAGATCCCTGAGAACTTAAAGACGCTTCAGAAAAACCACAGCCCCAAGCCTTGTGCTGCCTGCAAGCAAGAAGaagaaatgggggctggagaggtggttcagaggttaaaagcactgctgttcttccagaggacctgagttcaattcccagcaaccacgtggctcacaactatctataatgagatttcctgccctcttctggagtgcaagTGCACattgcagacagaacattgtatgcacaataaatctttagaagaagaagaaggtggttAATGGCATAGGGCAGAGGGGCATGCCTTGGGAGACCCTGGCAGTCAGTTACATCAGAGGAAGCTGAGATTCCAGGTGGAGACAAGCTTAGGGCTATACAGCAGAGGGAGGATCTGGGGCCTTGGGGCCTGGAAGCTCTTTTGATGAACCCTGGTGTAGAGGATTCTGGGTGGGAATTAGCAGCACATTTGGAAAGCTGAGTAGATGGTTACAATCAGATTTAGATAGTCCTGAGGcaatgtgcacacatgcacacatacacacacacagatggactGGCAAAAGCAAAGGGGTGGAGTAGAATCCAGGAAGGAAATAGACATGACCCTTCCAAGCTTGAGTGTCTGGGCCATTCACTGGGACCACCATCTCTCTGGTCTTTGGTCTTTTGATCATAGATGAGCctcccctgcttttttttttttgattgatttagttttatgtgtatgagtgcatgtgtgtgcaccgtGGGCATGtctggtacccatggaggccagaagagggagccagatcccctggaactagaattatggGTGGTTGTAAGTTgtgaatgtgggtgctgggaaccaaacccagtccctcggcaagaacagcaagtgctcttaacaacggAACCATCTCTTGAGGCCCCGTGGGTGAGTCCTAATGTCCACAGCTAGACTGTCAACTCCATCAGGACATTGACTTGTCTGCATTAGGCCCTCTGCACTGAGGCTCTCGGTTTCTCCTGTCTGTTTTCcatgttctctctttttattctgCTTCCCATATTCCTTCTATTGTGTTCACTCCCCTTTTTATAGCTCGAAGGAGATCTACTCTCAAGGAAAACAGTCTTattatggtttttgtttgcttttttttttttttttttttaggacagggTCTGGTGTAGCCCAGAATGCCCTCAAGCAAACCTCCTACCTCTTCCtctccaagtgctaagattactgGCATGAGGAAATAGGTACAGCTTTTATTAGGTTTACTATCAAAGATAATAACCTTTTTCATTAAAAGGAAATGTCCTCTTAAGTACACTGAGTGTTCTAGCTGTCAActgcttttaaaaatcatatcttctattttttgtttgtttgtttttccgaggcagggtttctcattgtagccttggctgtcctggagctcactctgtagaccacgctggcctgctggccttgaactcacagggatccacctgcctctgcctcccaagtgctgggattaaaagcatgtgccaccatcacctggtACCCCTGGGACCTGTCTATGTCTTATTCTTCTACCCACCATCGCCACCAAGATAACATTCCATCACTAAGCTACAACCCTTTGCTGGTCTTTGCTGACTGTATATTCCTGTGCCTGAACTCTAGTTGCTTCAATGAAAATAGACAGGGATAGTTATCTCCACCTTCTAGGAATGTTGAGAAGGTAAAACTTGACCATGAAGGTAAAAATACATGGCTTCCACCTTCTGGCAATTAACCTGAGTGGGAACACTGGAGTCCCTATGAGCTAATGCCACATAGGACCTGCTGGGCTCATAGAGACCCTGTGTGGCTATTTCGAGTTCGTCCTAGTTCCTGAGTTCCAGGAACAGGGTCAGATGACACTGCCTCTAGTACACGAGTCACTTAAGAAGAGCTCTGGCTTTCCTAGAACACAGGTGACAAACACTTTGGCTTGGGTCAGGATGAAGTCGCTCCTGCCTTTGGTTTGGGAGAAAGCAGGAGAGCGGTCAGAAATGGGAGAGACCTTCAGGCTGCCGTTAGAAGTGCCAGGAACTTATAAACTGGAGTCCTGAAGCTAGGGTCCTGGCCTCCCCACACTCTCCAAGCCTTGAGTGCTCCAATTAAATGCCTGAGATCATACAGGCCACTGCAGGGGCATTTAAGTTAAATCGCTGTGTAAACACAGAGCAACCAGTGCTTGTTGGCAAATCTGGTGACTCATGCAGAACAGACAGGCAGTTACCCCGTCTTCTGGGTTGTCTAGGGTTGGGTGTATGACCCAGGGAGACCCTCAGAGTCAGCAGGTGAGACAGATTTTAAGTGTTCTCTATCTGCTCCCAAGACCTCCCGGTGAGAGGAAGGCAAAGAGAAGGGATGGGTTCAGGACTCAGACCTCAGGTCTTCTCAGTGGTCGTCTCCGTAGAGAAGCAGGTGAGGTGGGAGGAGAATGCTACAAAGGCAAGGAGGAACGTCCCAGTCTTTTCCTCTCAAAGAAAGCAAGCCTGGGAATGTTTGCAGAAGCCAAAGGTACACAGACAGGAAAGTCTAGGGTCTTGGGGTGTGGAAGCTGGGCCTAGTGTTGCTCTTACCTGCTGCACAAATGTGACTGTTAAAGGGAGCAAGGTTTGCTAGACATCAGAGGTAAAATCTATCCTAGAAGATATGTAAGTGACCTCAGGTTGGCTCACTTTCAcagagacacccccacccccatgccaACCTCACAGGTCATCCCTCACAGCAACCCTGAGAAGTTAAatgtcatcctagcacttgggaggctgaggcaagagggtaAAGGCCATGGGAGCAGGGCTTGGTGACTAGGGTGCTGGTTTAGCATGTATGGCAACTCAGGTTTGACCCCAGTACCTCATACACCAGGCAAGGTGATGCGTGCCTCTCCTCACATATGGAAGGAGGATCAAAAGGTCacattcaaggtcattctccacACAGAGTAAATTTGAGGCCAAAGATTTAGAGAAGGTATTAACGCTCAGATCAGGCTTTATGGCTCCTGCCTGGCAGTTTGCAGACTCAATCAAGGCACCAGGGCAGTCCAGCAGCTCCTACTCATTTGGAAAACTGCAGGGCTGCGCTGTCCCCCTCCTGGAGAGCTTTCTGGGAGTGTGGGGCTCTCTCCCTTCTGGGGCTCTGACTAGTCTTCCTCCTGTGTTCTCAGACTTGAAGAACCTTCCATGGATTAGTGATCAACACAGCAGCTCTCCCAGCCCTAGACAGCAGTGAGTACTCAGCGGGCGGGGGAAGGGCACACCTCcgctctgcctctctgcttctctacCTCCTCCCCAGGAGCACTTCCCTGGGCGCTTCTGAGACATGGCTTCCAGAGAACACCCTCCTTCTAGAGTCCATCTTAGCTTCAGCACTTTCTCCACAGAGGTGATGGCAATGATATTGTCTAactagttttgtgtgtgtgtgtgtgttgaacctGTGGTCCTGGGCATGCCAGGTAAGAGCTCTACcgctgagctatatctccagccctTTGTGCTTGCTTCTTTTCTTGACTGAAAGTCATGTCACGTGGACTTGCCTCAGCCTTGCTCCGTAGCTGAGGGTGACCATGAACTTCTGGTCCTCACAGGTCATCCCTTGTTGACCTGGTTGCTTGTTTCCCAGGTGCTAGGGTTACCGGTGTGCATTGTCATACCTGGCTTATGCTGAGCCTGAGACTGAATGCAGGGTTTACTGAGCTACATgattcctcccccacccctcattctttgtgtgtgtgtatggggggggggttgggtgTGTACATATGTGGAGGGCAAAGGACAAGGACAGTTTTTGGGTATCAGCtctgtccttctaccatgtgtATCCCAGGGATTTAAACTCAgtttctcaggcttggcagcaagtgcctttacccgctgagccatttcaccatgtcctgcttatttttaatatttaaaaaacaaagcaaaactgtgCTGCTTATtcatcataattaaaaaaaaatcacacaacatGAAAGCACACCATACTGTAAAGGTTCCAGCCTTTAGCCATGGGGATTACTACACTCTCCAGAAGCCCGTATTACCCCCCTTTAGCTGATGGGTAAATAGAGCTACAGAGAGATTGCCTGGCCCTAAATGTCACAGAGCAGGAAGTTAAGAGGCAGGGGGCCGAAAAGCCTGGCGACTTAGACATGGCCCTCTCGTAAAGGTGATCCGTAAGAGGGACTCTTAAGCAAAAGGCAGGAATTGTGTTTGAAAAAATTGTAGATGATATGCCAGGTGCGGtaacacatacctgtaatcccggcaGGTAGGAGACGGAGGCAGAAGGCGCAGGAGTTTATGGTCCTCCTGTAGAGACATACAGAGAGCAGCCGGCAACAGGCAGAGGTTGGGCCTGGGATCGAGCTCAGGCCAAGGTAGCTAACCCCGTCCCTCCCTTTCCATAGGCCCTAGCCAGAGGCATGCGGCTGCCCCGCTTCTCCAGCACTGTCGTGCTCTCACTCCTGATAACCCAGACCTGCATCCTGGTCTTCCTGGTCTCCCGCCAAATGCCGTCGTCCCCAGCAGGCCGTGGGGGGCGTGTGCACGTGCTGGTGCTGTCCTCCTGGCGCTCGGGCTCGTCTTTCGTGGGCCAGCTCTTCAGCCAGCACCCGGATGTCTTCTACCTCATGGAGCCAGCCTGGCACGTGTGGGATGCCCTGTCTCAGGGCAGCGCCCTCGCGCTCCACATGGCCGTGCGCGACCTGGTGCGCTCCGTGTTCCTCTGCGACCTGGACGTGTTCGATGCCTACCTGCCCTGGCGCCGCAACGTCTCGGATCTCTTCCAGTGGGCGGTGAGCCGCGCCCTGTGCTCGCCTCCCGTCTGCAACGCCTTCGCCCGCGGCAACATCAGCAGCGAGGAGGTGTGCAAGCCCCTGTGCGCCGCTCGGCCCTTCGCTCTGGCCCAGGAAGCCTGCAGCTCCTACAGCCACGTGGTGCTCAAGGAAGTGCGCTTCTTTAACCTGCAGGTGCTGTACCCGCTGCTCAGCGACCCAGCGCTCGACCTGCGCATCGTGCACCTGGTGCGCGACCCGCGGGCCGTGCTGCGCTCCCGGGAGCAGACGGCCAAGGCGCTGGCCCGGGACAACGGCATCGTCCTGGGTACCAATGGCACGAGGGTGGAGGCGGACCCCGGGCTGCGCGTGGTCAGCGAGGTGTGCCGCAGCCACGTGCGCATCGCCGAGGCCGCCCTGCGCAAGCCACCGCCCTTCCTGCGGGATCGCTACCGCCTGGTGCGCTACGAGGATCTGGCCCGGGACCCGCTCAGCGAGATCCGTGGCCTCTACGCCTTCACGGGCCTGAGCCTCACGCCGCAGCTCCAGACCTGGATCCACAACATCACGCACGGCTCAGGGCCAGGCGCGCGCCGCGAGGCCTTCAAGACCACGTCCAGGGATGCGCTCAGCGTGTCCCAGGCCTGGCGCCACACGCTGCCCTTTGCCAAGATTCGGCGAGTCCAGGAGCTGTGCGCCGGCGCCCTGCAGCTGCTGGGCTACCGACCCGTGCACTCCGAACTCGAGCAGCGGGACCTCTCTCTGGACCTCCTGCTGCCAAGGGGCATGGACAGTTTCAAGTGGGCTTCGTCCACCGAAAAGCAGCCGGAGTCTTAAGAGTTTGGGTGGGGAGTCCCAGCTCTGACGGTAGGGTCTAGCGGAATATGATAAAGAACGGGCTTGGTGAACCCAAAAGCCAGTCAGCAACCAGCGCCTGGGAGTGGGTGGACTTGGCCTGTTCTAGGAAAGGACTGAGTCCGAattcctcatttctttcttcccaggTTATGGTTTTCCTTTGAGTCTTTTAGGATTTGGTTTCCCATCAAGCACTGCCTTAGGGAAAGTgaagcccctcccttttcctttggTCACAGAAGCAGCCAGACTCCTACTAAAGTACCTCCTTCTCCTTTACCTTTCTCCCCTCTTTGGTCACACCATGCAATAGCGGAGAATGGTGTCCCAGGCCCCGTCAAGATTGGCAGGGTGCTGCTGCACGGGCTGGCTCCTAAAGTCTCTGTACCCGCCTCGCAGTTGCTCAACCCCGAGCCTTAGTCTCAGCCCATCAGAGACTTGGACAGTTATGTGCATGGTCAAGGAGGAATCAGAGAGGATGCCTCGGTGGTTTTGCCTTAGCCTATGCCTGAGCTTCTAGGAAGGAGCCCAGGCATACACCCCCAAGCCTGAGGAGGATGAATTTTTAATGAGCCTTTGATTTGTCCTGAGATGAAAGAGCCTGATTTGTGGGGAAGAGCATCATAAATAAGCTGTGTGGTCCAGATAAGAGCCTATCATGTTTGAAAGGCATCTTAAGAAGTAACAGGGATTGTGCGAGGGCACATcttgaggaggaggaaggaaggagatggaTTCGCTCTTTGCTCTGAGGGTGGCAGTGGCTAGAGGGAATGAGTCAGGCTTGCACAGATCTGTCTCCTGTCAGCGACACCTAGATGTATTTGTTCCTTAGACACACAGCTAGGGCAAACAGTAAATGGGAAAATTCTGAGCAGAGAATCCAAAACCTACCCTGGAGGAGCCTAGaagaaggcagagaagaggagggagagagcagggAGGTCTGGGCACCAAGCCAAACATAGCCAGCAGTGTCTGGGAGGCAAATGGGGGCAGGTCATGGGGTGTCTGGGACTCAGTCTTGCCAAGAGTTTAGAAGAAAAAAGGATGACTTAAGGGGTGGTTCTTGTCTTGCCTTGGTCCTTCCAGGATGAGTGAGGGTTTACTTCCTGCAAACCACACCCAGCCCTGACAGCAAAGCGCCCATTCAAGGGATGCTGGGAAGGCAGAAAGCTTAGTCCcaacctcagaaaacaaaagccagCAAGTGTACAGTAAATGTTTAAAGGTAGAGCAGGCTTCCTTCCTCAGGGGAGGACAAGGAAGTGGATTCGAGTCTACGTTAAGCACTCACATCACGTGGCACACACTGATCTGGGAACTCTTAATTGTTGCCAGAACGTTGTCGTCGTCTGGGCTGCTGCTTCCTAATTCTCGGCGTAGGTGTGGCCTTCAACAAGTGGTGGACTTTAGGACAAAGGATAGGATACATGATCTGAAggcttaggcttttttttttcctttggtggggggagggggactcatgtagcccaggctttctTCAGACTGACCCTGGATTTAAGAATGCCCTGgaacatgggtgtgtgtgtgcgcctgtgtgtaTACATTCATGCCTTATTCCTTTCCTGTTGCCATGACAAGACAACATGGCCACGGCActgtgaaagaaagcatttaacttggAGCTTGTGGTTTCCACGGGAGTCTGTGATCCTCATGGCAGAAAGCTTGGAGTAGTAgctaagagctcacatcttgagacAGAGAGCGCTAACTGGGAAATGGCTTGGGCTTCTGGAACCTCAAGAAACccaacccttgagctggagagatggctcagaggttaagagcactggctactcttccagagatccggagttcaattcccagcaaccacatggtggctcacaactatctatagtgagatctggtgccctcttctggcgtgcaggtgcacatacaggcaaaagactatatacaaaataaataaacctttaaaaaaacaaaacaaaaaccccaacactCCTCCAACACAGCAATACCTTATCCTTCCCAAACAGGTCCACCAAGATATCAACTATCTGGGCCTATAGGACCATTTGCATTCAAACTTCAGTTCACATGgatgggtgtgtgcgtgtgtatgccaCAGCTTGCTTGCAGGTAGacatcaaaggacaactttgggtGTCCTCTCTTTCTACTTATTTTTCTAACTTAGTACTGTAAGCATGATCTGTGTGTGGGAGctcatatgtggaggtcagaggccaactttgtgggttccagggatcaaactcaggtcacaagCCTTTTATGTCAAGTGCTTTTACTCCATGAAACTTCAACCTTCTCCTCAgctctggagtgtgtgtgtgtgtattgtatgtacTTGTTAGTGCAGGTGTGTACAtgtgaagagcagccagtgctcttaacctccaagccatctctcctcctcctcctcctcctcttttctgagacagggtttctctgtgcagccctggctgtcctggacttgctctgtagaccaggctggtctcaaactcacagagatccacctgcctgtgcctccctgagtgctgggattaaaggtgtgcgccaccagcgccagcttctctctcttctttgaaaCAGTCCTCTGTTGTTTTCCCCACAAAGCACAGCAAACTAGCTGGTCTGTGAACTTCTGGGGATTCTCCTGATTCCACCTGTTATTTCACTGTagcttttatgtggatgctggggatttgaacgtGGGTCCTCAGCACAGCAAATGCTTCTATCCACTAAGAAATCTCCATGGCACGGCCTAGAACTTAACATGGCCTCCTGCTGTTATGGGGTAGAGACCCAAAGACCATAAAGCAAAGTTTGAATTGAGAATCTATTAAGCAGGCTGGTGGAGAGAAACATGTTTCATAGAGCAGTGCCAAATGCATATTGAGGGAGTTTTTAAAGATGGGAACACAGTAAAACTACATCCTGGTTGGCAGTTGTGAGGGACACAAGCAAACAGTTTTAATAAGAACCAAGATCACTCATTCCAACCACAggttttaattgttatttttttaaagatttatttatttatacagtattttgcctgcatgtattcctgctcaccagaagggggcaccagatctcattatagatggttgtgagccaccatgtggttgctgggaattgaactccggatctctggaagaacaggcagtagtcttaacctctgagccatcaccatctctccagaccccagcaACGGGTTTGTAGAACAGCGTTGAGTGCTTTCCCATGGGACTTTTCAGGGCAGAAAGCAGAAATCAAAATGGCTTCAGCTGAGGCAAGATGGACCTCTGCCCCATTTCGATGCCTccaactcctgagtgctgggattaaaggctttttgtctccacacctggtttatgtggtgctagggTTTCAGATAAGCTAGGCAAGCATGCTACCAAGTGAGAGCTACATCCCCCTCTTCATCTTTCAAGCTTAAGAAGCTTTGGGctaccaggcagtggtggtacaagcctttaatcccagcactcgggaggtagaggcaagtggatctttgtgagttcgaggccagcctggtctacaaagaagtgCGTCCAtgccagccaaagttacacagggaaaccctgtcttgaaaaaaaaaagggggggggggggagaaaagaaaatctgtttcTGAGTAAACCTCAGAGTGAGGTTCTGCCTCACGAAGGCCTCTGTGGGGAGGAGACCCCCAGGTGAAGACATCATCATCACCATATCTGATCAGGAGGCAAAACCTTCAACTGAGGACTTAAGAggatgaaaaggaaggaaaatacgTTAAACTCAAAGTTATCGGACAGGATAGCAGTGAGATACATTTCAAGGTAAAAATGACAACACATCTCAAGAAACTCAAAGAATCATATTGTCAAAGACCAGGAGTTCCAGTGAATTCACTCAGGTTTGTCTTTGAAGGTCAGGGAATTGCTGATAACCATAGTCCAAAAGAACTGGGACTGGAGGAAGAAGATGTGATGGAAATTCATCAGGAAAAAATGGGAGGCAGGGTGTCACCTGACTGTTTAGataattctttgtatttttttccttttccctcagtccttttttatttttaaaaatagttcttcTGTAATGTAGTGTTCAGAATGAAAACTGAATACTGGCACTCCATGTGTTTAGAATGTCTGCTAATCTAAATTCTAGTGTCCAACATTCATtattggttgtttttgttgtgctGATTTTTGGTGATCAGACCTCAGCTCCCTTAATATTGCCTGTCCTCTTTAAGAAATTTCATGTGtgccgggg
Coding sequences within it:
- the LOC110554751 gene encoding carbohydrate sulfotransferase 5 isoform X1; the protein is MASREHPPSRVHLSFSTFSTEALARGMRLPRFSSTVVLSLLITQTCILVFLVSRQMPSSPAGRGGRVHVLVLSSWRSGSSFVGQLFSQHPDVFYLMEPAWHVWDALSQGSALALHMAVRDLVRSVFLCDLDVFDAYLPWRRNVSDLFQWAVSRALCSPPVCNAFARGNISSEEVCKPLCAARPFALAQEACSSYSHVVLKEVRFFNLQVLYPLLSDPALDLRIVHLVRDPRAVLRSREQTAKALARDNGIVLGTNGTRVEADPGLRVVSEVCRSHVRIAEAALRKPPPFLRDRYRLVRYEDLARDPLSEIRGLYAFTGLSLTPQLQTWIHNITHGSGPGARREAFKTTSRDALSVSQAWRHTLPFAKIRRVQELCAGALQLLGYRPVHSELEQRDLSLDLLLPRGMDSFKWASSTEKQPES
- the LOC110554751 gene encoding carbohydrate sulfotransferase 5 isoform X2: MRLPRFSSTVVLSLLITQTCILVFLVSRQMPSSPAGRGGRVHVLVLSSWRSGSSFVGQLFSQHPDVFYLMEPAWHVWDALSQGSALALHMAVRDLVRSVFLCDLDVFDAYLPWRRNVSDLFQWAVSRALCSPPVCNAFARGNISSEEVCKPLCAARPFALAQEACSSYSHVVLKEVRFFNLQVLYPLLSDPALDLRIVHLVRDPRAVLRSREQTAKALARDNGIVLGTNGTRVEADPGLRVVSEVCRSHVRIAEAALRKPPPFLRDRYRLVRYEDLARDPLSEIRGLYAFTGLSLTPQLQTWIHNITHGSGPGARREAFKTTSRDALSVSQAWRHTLPFAKIRRVQELCAGALQLLGYRPVHSELEQRDLSLDLLLPRGMDSFKWASSTEKQPES